In the genome of Limnobaculum zhutongyuii, one region contains:
- a CDS encoding helix-turn-helix domain-containing protein, which yields MLPKRLKAARKKARLTQEKLGVMAGIDESTARSRVSQYESGTYRPTFEMMCSIAKVLNVPECYFYTVDDEFAEAVLGLYAAKNVA from the coding sequence ATGCTGCCAAAACGCCTTAAGGCCGCCAGAAAAAAAGCCCGCCTGACTCAAGAGAAATTGGGCGTTATGGCTGGAATTGATGAATCCACCGCTCGTTCACGCGTTTCTCAGTATGAGAGTGGGACTTATCGCCCTACATTTGAAATGATGTGTTCAATTGCCAAAGTACTTAATGTGCCGGAATGTTATTTCTATACCGTTGACGACGAGTTTGCCGAGGCGGTTTTGGGGTTATATGCAGCAAAAAACGTGGCTTAA
- the fldB gene encoding flavodoxin FldB, which translates to MKIGLFYGSSTCYTEMAAEKIRDFLGEDLVVLHNVKDDPVTLMEQYPILIMGIPTWDFGELQEDWDKVWGALERVDLHGKIVALYGMGDQDGYSEWFLDALGMLHDHLKPMGVKFIGYWPTEGYNFTSQRAVTPDGSQFVGLALDDVVQYDASDERIENWCEQILAEMQALL; encoded by the coding sequence ATGAAGATCGGCCTGTTTTATGGTTCAAGTACCTGTTATACCGAAATGGCGGCAGAAAAAATCCGCGATTTTCTCGGTGAAGATTTAGTGGTTCTGCACAACGTTAAAGACGATCCCGTTACCCTGATGGAGCAGTATCCCATTCTGATCATGGGTATTCCTACCTGGGATTTCGGCGAACTGCAGGAAGACTGGGATAAGGTTTGGGGAGCGCTGGAGCGTGTTGACCTGCACGGTAAGATCGTGGCGCTTTACGGTATGGGCGACCAGGATGGCTACAGTGAATGGTTTCTGGACGCGCTGGGTATGCTGCACGACCATCTTAAACCGATGGGCGTTAAGTTTATCGGCTACTGGCCAACCGAAGGCTATAACTTTACCAGCCAGCGAGCCGTTACGCCGGATGGCAGCCAGTTTGTTGGTTTAGCGCTGGATGATGTGGTGCAGTATGACGCCAGCGATGAACGCATTGAAAACTGGTGTGAGCAAATTTTAGCTGAGATGCAGGCGCTGCTATAG
- the kptA gene encoding RNA 2'-phosphotransferase, whose amino-acid sequence MDKQHADISKFLSYVLRHQPEAIGLTLDSEGWADIKTLIACAAKDGKHLEPALIQSVVETSDKKRFAISQDGLRIRAVQGHSSAQVDIRYEEQVPPEFLYHGTATRFLDSIREQGLIAGSRQYVHLSADEATAVAVGQRHGKPVVLKIKALEMYRQGLVFYRAENGVWLSGSVPVGFID is encoded by the coding sequence ATGGATAAACAACACGCCGATATCAGTAAATTTTTAAGTTACGTTTTGCGTCATCAGCCGGAAGCTATTGGGTTAACGCTGGATAGTGAAGGATGGGCAGATATTAAGACCTTGATCGCCTGTGCCGCTAAAGACGGTAAACACCTTGAGCCGGCCTTAATTCAGTCAGTGGTCGAAACCAGCGATAAAAAGCGGTTTGCTATTTCGCAAGATGGTCTGCGGATCCGGGCCGTTCAGGGGCATTCCTCTGCTCAGGTGGATATCCGCTATGAAGAGCAAGTTCCGCCAGAATTTTTATACCATGGCACAGCGACCCGTTTTCTTGATTCTATTCGCGAGCAGGGGTTGATTGCCGGGTCGCGTCAGTATGTACATTTGTCTGCGGATGAAGCTACGGCGGTGGCCGTCGGGCAACGGCATGGTAAACCTGTGGTGTTAAAGATTAAGGCGCTGGAGATGTATCGGCAGGGGTTGGTGTTTTATCGGGCGGAGAATGGGGTTTGGTTGAGTGGGTCTGTGCCGGTTGGGTTTATTGATTAA
- a CDS encoding YcxB family protein, which yields MSTDEISVTYTMSVKERVNAQEKIKGSLIHEKVTGYFWVHSLDMLLIASTGIAVVATLITFWKIYDFMENRTALYVAVGAFILSLFFYCIRDELFKSSMNKNESKEKAYAKYATTVTVHPDFICQGNDKYEARTFWHFISKIYLKDEFIFICNKENYFTVIPLRAFLSPEDGQNFIALAKRYLSEKGNSTPL from the coding sequence ATGAGCACCGATGAAATATCTGTAACTTACACAATGAGTGTTAAAGAAAGAGTCAACGCTCAGGAAAAGATAAAAGGTTCTCTTATACATGAAAAGGTAACTGGTTATTTTTGGGTACATTCATTAGACATGCTATTGATTGCTTCTACAGGTATAGCTGTAGTTGCAACACTTATAACATTTTGGAAGATATATGATTTTATGGAAAATAGAACTGCTCTATATGTAGCAGTTGGTGCTTTTATTCTTTCATTATTTTTTTATTGTATACGTGATGAATTATTCAAGTCTTCTATGAATAAAAATGAATCGAAAGAAAAGGCATATGCTAAATACGCAACCACAGTAACAGTGCATCCAGACTTCATTTGCCAAGGTAATGATAAATATGAAGCGCGAACTTTTTGGCATTTTATTTCGAAGATCTACCTAAAAGACGAATTCATCTTTATTTGTAATAAAGAAAATTATTTTACCGTTATTCCTCTAAGGGCATTTTTAAGTCCAGAGGATGGACAGAATTTTATTGCGTTGGCAAAGCGTTATCTCAGTGAAAAAGGGAATTCTACACCTTTATAA